One window of Artemia franciscana chromosome 16, ASM3288406v1, whole genome shotgun sequence genomic DNA carries:
- the LOC136036780 gene encoding zinc finger MYM-type protein 1-like: MLFGMAEDRLTSYQQLHSGGTSTLPGQRYGSRPFIDIGVKKWKDIYNVHEQHTRSDRHKDSAVSWKKFKAIQAKEIQPLTFVLMKDRNKEIKEYREYVKALLKVTAPLRRLGTAFRGHDKTEYSTNKGNFVEMCNFLAEYSPAIFNKLQRRYGHYKSHEYQNNLISAIGSRLQRTIVQELKSSKYIAVLVDETKGNSKKEQLAILLSYFEEGKLKERPIGCYHIKSLDAESLANFIHFTVTRIGLGQNYCVAQFYDGETVRSGRFSGVQARLRAKSPKAIYIHCLAHKLNLVVASCVEPVGTVVSFFSLVQTLYTIISNSNTRHQLFVEAQKAAELPVLELERSAATRWSYWYRSISKVRLRHE; encoded by the exons ATGTTATTTGGAATGGCAGAAGATCGTCTAACGTCGTATCAGCAATT ACACTCTGGCGGAACGTCTACACTTCCCGGGCAGAGGTACGGGTCTAGACCTTTCATAGACATCGGCGTGAAGAAATGGAAAGACATATATAATGTTCACGAACAGCATACTAGAAGTGACCGCCACAAAGACAGTGCAGTTTCATGGAAGAAGTTCAAAGCCATACAAGCCAAGGAGATACAACCACTCACGTTTGTTTTAATGAAAGACAGAAACAAGGAAATCAAGGAGTACAGAGAGTACGTAAAAGCCTTATTAAAAGTAACAGCTCCATTGAGGCGACTCGGCACTGCCTTTAGGGGGCACGACAAAACAGAATACTCGACAAACAAGGGAAATTTCGTCGAGATGTGCAATTTCCTTGCAGAGTACTCTCCTGCGATCTTCAACAAGCTGCAGAGACGGTATGGTCACTACAAATCCCATGAATATCAGAATAATCTTATTTCGGCTATCGGTTCCAGGCTTCAGCGAACGATAGTGCAAGAATTAAAAAGCTCCAAATACATTGCCGTTCTGGTCGACGAAACGAAGGGCAACTCGAAGAAAGAGCAGCTCGCCATTCTTCTTAGTTACTTTGAGgaaggaaaattaaaagaaagaccGATCGGATGCTATCACATAAAGAGCCTGGATGCTGAAAGTCTAgcaaatttcattcatttcacaGTGACAAGAATTGGACTCGGTCAGAATTACTGTGTCGCACAGTTCTACGACGGAGAAACCGTAAGGAGCGGACGGTTCTCCGGTGTTCAAGCTCGTTTGAGAGCGAAATCGCCAAAGGCAATCTACATTCATTGCCTTGCCCATAAGCTAAATTTGGTCGTTGCAAGCTGCGTTGAACCTGTCGGcactgttgtttcttttttctcactgGTCCAGACTCTATACACAATCATTTCCAACAGCAACACTCGGCACCAGTTGTTTGTTGAGGCCCAGAAAGCTGCCGAACTGCCAGTTCTGGAGCTGGAAAGAAGTGCTGCCACACGATGGTCTTACTGGTATCGATCTATATCGAAGGTTAGACTCCGACATGAATGA